TTACATGGTCGGGCAGAGTTCCACATAATGCAATAGGCAGATACTCTTGCATCAACATATGACAATCGTAACTTTTTAGACCAATTAATTTTCTATCGTTAAGTTGAACACATCCGGAGATGTTGGATGAAAATTCATCAGGAGGCTTTATTAATTTTAAGGTATTTAAGAACATGATCTTCTCATCTCGAGTCATTTGGTAACATGCTTTTGGCATGAAAGTAGTGTCACTCCTAGGTCGTTTCTTTGGATGTAATTCTTTTCTTATACCCAAGTGTTGTAAGTCAAGTCTGGCTTTGTAGTTATCTTTTGACTTCCCCTCTTGTCCTAGTATAGTCCCTACAATGTTGTCACAAACATTTTTTTCTATGTGCATCACATCAAGATTGTGTCGCAACAACAAATGCTCCCAATATGGCAACATGAAAAAAATACTTTTCTTTTTCCACGAACCACCGTCAACAATATCTACAAGAAATCCCTTGTCATCTAACTGTTGTAGAACCTGCTCCCCTGAAGGACAAATGGGTGCCACTCTTAATTCTTGACCTCCCATAAATGACCTTGTATCTCTACGCCAAGGATGATCAGTTGAAAGCCATCTCCTATGACACATATAGCACCACTTTCTTCCATGAGTTAGCCATTTAGAATCAGTATCAAACCCACAGGAAGGACATGCACGTTCTCCCTTTGTGCTCCACCCAGATAGATTGGCATAACCCGGAAAGTCTGAAATAGTACACAAAAGGGCTGCCTTCATTTGAAAAAATTTGTTTTGTTGAAGCATCTTACGTCTCTACTCCAACCTCCCAGAGCTCTTTTAACTCTTTTATAAGAGGTTGCATGTACACATCTATCTTATTTCCCGGACCTTTAGGACCAGGTATTATTAAAGATAGAATGAAATTTGGTTGCTTCATTACCATCCAGGGGGCAAGTTGTATGGAATAAGAAAAACAGGCCAAATACTATGCGTTATATTCATAGTCCTGAATGGGTTAAAACCATCACTTGCTAGAGCTAAACGAACATTGCGTGGATCACTAGCAAATTCGGGATACTTTTGATCAAAATGTTTCCATGCTAGAGCATCAGCCGGATGTCTTAATTTTCCATCTTTTATGCGTTCATCATGATGCCACTTCATAAGATTAGTTGTCTTTGACGGCATGAACAGCCTTTGGAGTCTAGGCTTTAAAGGAAACCATCGTAATATTTTTGAGGCTTTCTTCTTTGGAAGACTTGTTTCTTCTTGTGGATTTTCAGAAACTTTCCATCTAGATGAACCACATGTAGAgcaattttctttattttcatTCTCCTCCCAAAACAACATGCAACCATTTGGACATGATTGTATTTTTACATATCCTAAACCTAGATTTGACATCATTTTTTTCACTTGTTGTGTTGTTTTAGGCAGCAAATTACCTTCAGGTAACAAATCACTTAGAAACTCCAACAACATAGAAAATGACTTGTTACTCCATCCATTTAAGCACTTAATGTGGTACAAATGTACCACACAAGATAATTTGTTGACTTTAGAATTAGGATACACCTGTTTTTCGGCGTCTTTAAGTAGATCATCAAGTTTATTTCGCCCTATCTCTATAGGTTGATCATTACTCGTATTAGTATCACCTTCTTCTAGACCATCTCCACAAGAAATATCTGTTGGGAAAAGATCATTCAACATGTTGTGCATGTCATGCTGAGCTGTCTCGTCTTCCCCATTATGAATGGTATTCAAAGATGTAGCAACAGATCCTTCTCCATTATATACCCATTTTAAATACTCTGACCGAAAGCCCCAATTTAAGAGGTGATAAAAGACATCATCCCTTTTCAAATAATACATATTTAGACAGCGTGAACACGGACATAAAATCTTCCCATCGACACTTGACCTCTCGAaggcaaaatttaaaaaaaaaaaattgtacaccACTAGTGAAAGACTCACTTGATCTTGGGGCAGTATACATCCATGATCTTTTCATTACTACTCAACAACTGTTGTAAATAACAATTACGTACGTTTACTCGATTTTCATTTTCAACAATTGTTTTAGCTATAGCTTAATTAATTAGCAACATGAACACCTAACAACATGACTTTTTATCGATAACAACTACATATATAAGAATTAATAGCAAAGATTTGTacttaaattaaataaatttattagTAGATTTTACAATCATACTAAATTAACAAAACAACTTTTATAAAATTACATATTATATGTGATTTATATTCAAAAAATATCAATGTTTAAAGATATACTCGATTcaccaataataatataacaaaaagCAGACACCCTTCTATTTAGGGGATTAATTAACGATCCATATATCACTTAACCAATAACAGAGTGCAATCAAACACTATTGATATCATTTTATAGGAATAGTACATCATCAAACAAATCACGTTTAATCAAAttaatatgaaaaaaaaaatttaactcaACTATTCACTTATTAGGCTATTAACAAagcaataataataaagaaaaaatataCTTACACCATGAGAAACTACCTGAGTATACAGATCGTTGTGATTTTCTTCCAAGAGACTCTGCGGAATGAAAAGAAAAGTATTGATAAAAGATGTAATTCAATTGAGGGGATGTATATAAATTTTAGGAAGTTAGAGAATTTTAGGGAAGTGGAGAAAATTAAGGAACGTGAGTCTCAGAGGGAAAATTTTCATACTCCCGCCAAGATTTTTAGCATTATTTTTAACAAGTGACTAATGTAGCATAATCTACAAtcttatattaaaataataaaattaaaaatctataAATTCAGGATATATGGTGATATGGTGGATACAATTCCTAGTAGCAAACTTGCAGgaaatatgaaaataaaataacATCGTAATTagaaaaattaaaacttacatccTATTTGAGTTATTCGATAAGTGAATTAACTTAGAAAATCTTCCATCACTTTCAATCTTTATCAATTTCATTAATATCAAAAAACGTAATCACTTTaggtttagttttaattttatgacCAG
The window above is part of the Rutidosis leptorrhynchoides isolate AG116_Rl617_1_P2 chromosome 1, CSIRO_AGI_Rlap_v1, whole genome shotgun sequence genome. Proteins encoded here:
- the LOC139886304 gene encoding uncharacterized protein; its protein translation is MYYLKRDDVFYHLLNWGFRSEYLKWVYNGEGSVATSLNTIHNGEDETAQHDMHNMLNDLFPTDISCGDGLEEGDTNTSNDQPIEIGRNKLDDLLKDAEKQVYPNSKVNKLSCVVHLYHIKCLNGWSNKSFSMLLEFLSDLLPEGNLLPKTTQQVKKMMSNLGLGYVKIQSCPNGCMLFWEENENKENCSTCGSSRWKVSENPQEETSLPKKKASKILRWFPLKPRLQRLFMPSKTTNLMKWHHDERIKDGKLRHPADALAWKHFDQKYPEFASDPRNVRLALASDGFNPFRTMNITHSIWPVFLIPYNLPPGW